The following coding sequences are from one Halobellus litoreus window:
- a CDS encoding Ig-like domain-containing protein — MKATANAFRGWSHGFRILVTVLLATSLVIAPVTVVYAAGIGPIYDIPSPEPGVDNTYDETYRVLANNDVDVDPADVSYTGYFENDYPAYPVDLGRATLSPSQSLRYSTTSDVYITDLSDYNAIPIQDEWKPYSSMPFYTETQFINVHEKNTYDGPKSNDGEWFVRATNQYGEWRPVYNADVKWDPDAEELYVSNPDDALVHQAKHESIISRNLHAAEQYTKYAQDSDRIAIPKMNGRELYPTSSGASMSRKWGQSDFNTVRESWVGINDLFGGAWYRDRYVSGSTPTRGAYVPYDHRAVAPADFSRSATCTRSHTHGNSTHSHTYPKTEWAEYDLLNSTANVTSVRLDRPGFTGESEWNRFGKVTWIAIESISSKNLEYPRGEYTLTATLEVTSEVETRWGVTSSKCSEWSRTSVSTNTHTTKYSVPVTITDWDSPNLEIDVAHIDGAGHDRLAVRWKGNQDFPSDPWRRISVNIDNKTIHLTSPWRFYGISRNDEVEVLTGGGSTSHNATHTHNDRWPAIYRYETGVANVTAAFPQKGEDNQVWGYTKTVDSQVSTTLPGAPLPANVNDPDNDQPTDLYTHHVIDVRSSDLDTGEAVTVDASNPFGAPLDGKTVSGEDQLEVYSQPYESTVLQMTDVNVSSTGADHDGVLVLTDTDGNSIKNKEITVTQDDGTTSTVTTDNNGRAKIAWDGSVLRARYDGDVFWSPGDPYYKGDRLLYILPPSPLDFEAVGAVGEYISASISNVLIFVEWLALGIFAVWWVRMRRRTSKGKSG; from the coding sequence ATGAAGGCCACCGCGAACGCTTTCCGGGGCTGGTCACACGGATTCCGCATCCTCGTGACGGTACTTTTAGCGACCAGCCTCGTGATCGCACCCGTCACCGTTGTCTACGCTGCAGGTATCGGCCCAATCTATGACATTCCGAGTCCCGAGCCTGGCGTCGATAATACCTACGACGAAACCTATCGTGTCCTCGCGAACAACGACGTGGATGTCGATCCCGCGGATGTCAGTTACACCGGCTACTTCGAGAACGACTACCCGGCCTACCCAGTCGACCTCGGGCGGGCTACACTGTCACCCTCGCAATCGCTTCGGTATTCCACAACAAGCGATGTCTACATCACGGACCTCTCCGATTACAACGCGATTCCCATCCAGGATGAGTGGAAACCCTACTCCAGCATGCCGTTCTATACAGAAACGCAATTCATCAACGTGCATGAGAAGAACACCTACGACGGGCCAAAAAGTAACGACGGTGAGTGGTTCGTGCGTGCTACTAACCAGTACGGTGAGTGGCGGCCCGTCTATAACGCCGACGTGAAATGGGATCCAGACGCGGAAGAACTCTACGTCTCAAACCCTGACGACGCCCTCGTTCACCAGGCCAAGCACGAGAGCATCATCTCACGGAACCTCCACGCGGCCGAACAATACACGAAGTACGCACAGGACTCAGATCGGATCGCCATCCCGAAAATGAACGGCAGGGAGCTTTACCCCACCTCGAGCGGCGCGAGTATGTCCCGAAAATGGGGGCAGAGTGACTTCAATACAGTCCGCGAGTCATGGGTCGGCATCAACGACCTCTTTGGCGGTGCCTGGTATCGTGACAGATACGTTTCCGGGTCGACCCCAACCCGAGGTGCGTACGTTCCCTATGATCACCGAGCCGTTGCCCCAGCGGATTTCAGTCGAAGTGCAACGTGTACGAGATCGCACACGCACGGAAACAGTACTCACTCACACACCTACCCGAAGACCGAGTGGGCCGAATACGATCTCCTCAATTCGACGGCGAACGTCACGTCCGTCCGACTCGATCGTCCCGGATTCACGGGCGAGTCCGAATGGAACCGATTCGGTAAGGTAACCTGGATCGCGATTGAATCTATATCGAGTAAGAATCTCGAATATCCTCGAGGGGAATACACCCTGACGGCGACCCTCGAAGTCACCAGCGAAGTCGAAACTCGGTGGGGTGTCACCAGCTCGAAGTGCAGTGAATGGTCGCGAACGAGTGTGAGCACGAACACTCACACGACGAAATACAGCGTCCCCGTCACCATCACGGACTGGGATTCCCCGAATCTCGAGATCGATGTCGCTCACATCGACGGCGCTGGTCACGACCGCCTCGCCGTGAGGTGGAAGGGCAATCAAGACTTCCCGAGCGACCCCTGGAGAAGGATCAGTGTCAATATCGACAACAAAACCATCCACCTCACCTCTCCGTGGCGGTTCTACGGTATCTCCCGCAACGACGAGGTAGAAGTCCTCACCGGAGGCGGGTCAACCTCTCATAACGCGACGCACACCCACAACGACCGCTGGCCTGCCATCTACCGCTACGAGACAGGCGTCGCCAACGTCACCGCCGCTTTCCCACAGAAGGGTGAAGACAACCAAGTATGGGGATACACGAAAACCGTCGATAGCCAAGTTTCGACGACGCTCCCGGGAGCACCACTTCCTGCCAACGTCAACGATCCCGATAACGATCAGCCGACCGACCTCTACACACATCACGTCATCGACGTCAGATCGAGTGACCTCGACACAGGTGAAGCTGTCACCGTCGACGCCTCGAATCCGTTCGGTGCTCCACTCGACGGGAAGACAGTCTCCGGCGAAGACCAGCTCGAAGTCTATAGCCAACCATACGAGTCAACCGTCCTCCAGATGACAGATGTTAATGTCTCATCTACCGGCGCGGATCACGATGGCGTCCTCGTTCTCACGGACACTGACGGCAACTCCATCAAAAATAAGGAAATCACTGTCACCCAAGATGACGGAACGACATCGACGGTTACGACTGACAATAATGGCCGTGCCAAGATCGCGTGGGACGGATCGGTTCTCCGCGCTCGCTACGACGGCGACGTGTTTTGGTCACCCGGCGACCCCTACTACAAGGGTGACCGACTCCTCTATATCCTGCCGCCCTCACCCCTCGATTTCGAGGCCGTTGGCGCAGTCGGGGAATACATCTCGGCATCAATCAGTAATGTTCTCATCTTCGTCGAGTGGCTCGCCCTCGGGATCTTCGCCGTGTGGTGGGTGCGGATGCGTCGTCGCACCAGCAAGGGGAAATCAGGATGA
- a CDS encoding DUF192 domain-containing protein — protein sequence MTGNGQRPDAGRDCDGNLDRRQEQGFDQEQEEYGPTNQPLLPEDTIARRIVDRLKNPWVIAILIVVFVPMVVWVGYTVHADLTSPDYGTATIYDESGDYLASVEGNVAATWREQYTGLSNTDSLEDGHGMIFLHDTERERTYVMRDMAFPIDIIFIDKEGRITVIHHAELKNRDPLTEYRGQSKYVLEVPYYWTTENGIDVGDTVEFRWGPPRTETGGISIASSSGPHNDVPINSKRRPTASSP from the coding sequence ATGACCGGCAACGGCCAACGCCCGGACGCCGGAAGAGATTGTGATGGAAATCTCGACCGCAGGCAAGAACAGGGATTTGATCAGGAGCAAGAAGAGTACGGCCCCACGAACCAACCGTTGCTCCCTGAAGACACAATCGCTCGGCGAATTGTTGACCGTCTCAAGAACCCCTGGGTCATCGCTATCCTCATCGTCGTTTTCGTACCGATGGTCGTATGGGTCGGCTATACTGTTCACGCAGACCTGACTTCTCCCGATTACGGGACTGCGACCATCTACGATGAGAGCGGCGACTACCTCGCGTCCGTCGAGGGAAATGTCGCCGCCACATGGCGAGAACAATACACCGGCCTCTCGAATACTGACTCCCTCGAAGATGGTCACGGGATGATTTTTCTCCACGACACAGAACGAGAACGCACCTACGTGATGCGGGACATGGCCTTCCCCATCGATATCATCTTTATCGACAAGGAGGGGCGGATCACCGTGATCCACCACGCTGAACTCAAAAACAGGGATCCCCTCACAGAGTACCGGGGCCAGTCGAAATACGTCCTCGAAGTCCCCTACTACTGGACCACCGAGAACGGCATCGACGTCGGTGATACCGTCGAGTTCCGGTGGGGCCCCCCGCGCACCGAAACAGGTGGGATATCGATAGCCTCCAGTAGCGGCCC